The stretch of DNA GATGGTTATCATCTAGTAAGGTGCCGTCCATGTCAAGTACTACTAATTTATACTGCATTTTATCACCCTTACTTTTTTAATTATTTACCTTTTGGCTTTTCTGACCGTAATAAGCATTTTTACCATGTTTTCTTAAAAAATGTTTATCTAGAAGATGATGATCCATCTGTTCAGCGTGAGGAGATAGGCTTTGCGTGTAAAATGCCAACTTAGCAATTTCCTCCATAATGACAGCATTTTCAACAGCCTTCATTGGATCTTTTCCCCAATTAAAAGGACCATGACTATGTACAACAACGCCCGGAATATCATTTGGATTTAAGTTTTTAAATGTTTCTACAATTACATCCCCAGTATTCTTTTCATATTCAGTTGCAATTTCCAATGGCGTTAATGGTCGAGTACAAGGTATATCTCCATAAAAATAGTCAGCATGGGTAGTACCAAAAGTAGGTATTGCTCTACAAGCTTGTGCCCACTTCGTACACCACGGTGAATGAGTATGGACGACTCCACCTATTTCTGGAAATGCCTTGTATAAAACTAAGTGTGTTGCCGTATCGGATGAAGGGTTCAGATCTCCCTCCACCTTATTACCGTTTAAATCAATGACTGGTAAATCACTAGGTTTTAATTTTTCATACGGGACTCCGCTCGGCTTTATTACAACAAGCCCTTGTTCACGATCAATAGCACTCACATTTCCCCATGTATAAATAACTAGGTTTCTTTTAGGTAGTTCTAAATTTGCTTGTAAGACTTTTTCTTTTAATTCCTCTAACATTTTAATCACTCCGTTTCTAAAACAAAGTAAATTACTTTCATTTCTCATTAACAATTTAATAGGCTTCCAAAAGAAAAGTAGGTTGGATTGTGTGAATCTTCCCCTACTTTTTTGATAGTTTACTAGTATTTATAAAGTTATTTATTTTCAATTGCTGTTACTGTTTTCATTATTTGTTGCGTGTTTTCATAAAGATTTATATATTGCTCATAATACTGGTCGTATTTCAGTTTATTTTCAACATTAGGTTGAATAACTTCATCAAATTCTAGCCAATCTTTTAAAACATTCGGGTCAGAAATAACTCCTGTTGCAATGCCAGCTAGCACAGCGTCCCCTAATGGAGCTTCTACGTCATTTTTAATAATTCGAACTGGGTACCCTGTAACATCTGCATATATTTGTGGCCAGTTCATCGATTTAGAGCCGCCACCAACAATAATTAGTTCTTTATCAAGCTTCGCCTCAGTCCCTAATACCATTTCCATGTTATGACGTAATGAATAAGCTACACCTTCCATAAAGGCTTTATATAAATGTCCCTTCGTATGGACTAAACTTAGCCCTAGAATTAATCCGCGGGCATTACTATCCCAAATCGGACTTCTTTCACCCATGAAGTATGGAAGAACTAACAATCCGTTTGAACCAGCAGGAATGTCTTTTGCTTTTAAATCTAGCAAAGTATAAGCATTAATATCTAATTTCTCTTCCACTTCTAATTCTTCTGTTCCAATTACATCTCTAAACCATCGTAATATAGCACCTGCTGTTGCAGCTCCTCCGAATGTATAGATAATATCGCTAGAATCTACACAGTGAGGCATGCTAACTAAATTTGGAGATAAATTTGGTTTTTCCGTAATAAAGCCCCAACACATAGAAGTTCCTAGCATCGCTACATGGTTACCTTCAGCAAGAGCACCAGCCCCCATTGTTGCTACTGGGGCGTCGACACCACCACAAATAACTGGTGTTCCTACTTTTAGGCCTGTTTTTTCAGATGCTTCTTCTGTAATTCCTCCAACAATATCCGTACACTCTACAAGCCTTTCCGGCATAAACTTAAAAGGAATACCTAAGTTTTCACACATTTCCTCAGACCATTTTCTTTCCTTAAGGTCAAACACACCGCCTACATTTCCTGCCGATGAATAATCTACCGCTACCTCACCAGTTAATGTATAGACGATATATGGAGCCGGTGGTAAGAAGTACTCTATTTGCTCCCATACTTTCGGTAAATTATTTTTAATCCATAACATTTTTGTAAAACCAAAATATGAGTTAACAGAATTACCCGTTACATGAAACAACTTATCAAGATCAATATTTTCTTTTACCCACTTTACTTCCTCTTCTGCACGTCTATCCATCCATATTAAGCAAGGAGCTAACGGCTTCATATTTTTATCTACAGGGATACCGGACCCTCCGTATAAACTACTAATCGCCACACCTTTAATCTGTTCAGGATCTACATTTGATTTTTCCACTACTGACCTTATCGTAAAATTAGTTGCCTCTTCCCAAGGTCCAGGCCATTGTTGAGCCCAAGAAGGTTTCGGTGTTTCTACATCATAACCTTTATAGCTATGTGCTAACACTTTTCCCTTCGGATCAATAAGGACCGCTTTCGTCCCTTGGGTACCGATATCAACACCAATTAAGTATTCCATTTAATCACCCTTCATTCGCAAGTTTGCTCTAGTTAAAATCCAATAAATTAGTATGATTTTTTGTGTTAGGGCTTAAGTAATACTTTAATAGCTTCTGGGTGATGAGCCATTTCCATCGCTTCAGCAAATTCTTCTACTTTAAAGCTGTGTGTTACAATACCTTCCGCTGTAAGTAATTTACGTTCGAATAAGTCAATTGCTACCGGATACGTATATGGCCCTAAGTGAGATCCTCTAATATCTAATTCTTTTCTATCCCCGATAACACTCCAATCAGTTGTTACCTCTGAACCGAATACACTAAACTCGATAAATCTACCTAGTCTTCTAATCATTTCTAACCCTTGTGTTACTCCACTTGGATGCCCTGATGCTTCAATGTAAACATCACAACCATAACCGTCTGTTAAATCTTTTACTATTTTGATTGCATCTTCTTTTGCTGGGTTAATAACAATATCCGCACCAAGCTTTTTCGCAACAGCTAATCTTTTCTCATTTAAATCTAAAACAACTAATTTTTTAGGCGTTTTTAGAGCAATTAATTGCACCATACATAAACCTAAAGTTCCCGCACCTGCTAACACGACAACGTCTTCGAATTCAATGGAAGCTCTTTGAACTGTATGCACAGCACATGCCATTGGCTCTACTAAAGCAGCTTCTTCTGCTGTTACACCGTCCGTAATTTTATATATTCTAGCTGTACTGCTAAATTTCATATACTCTGCCATTGCACCTTCTGCAACATCTTTTTGGAAACCGTAAATATTGTGAATATCACACATCCAATATTTACCCGTTGTACAAAACTTACATTTACCACAAGGGTTAATTTGGTCCGTTGTCACTCGATCTCCCACTTTTAATCCATGCTTTTCAGCAGCACCTTCCCCTAACTCTGCCACTACTCCATAAAATTCATGTCCTGGTACTACTGGTGCTTTCATCCAAGGATCTTCTCCGCCCCAATACATCGCTGAGCCATGATATGCTTTTAAATCACTTCCACAAATACCACAAGCTTCTACTTTAATTACGACCTCGTCTCTTCCAGCTCTTGGTGTAGGTACTTCCTCTACACGGTAATCTTCCGGACCATGTGCTACGACTGCTTTCATTGTTTCTGGTAATATTGACATAATGTACAGCTCCTCTTATGTTAGAATTTTCAATATTTTCAAGGCGTTATTTTATTGTCTTAAAATTCATTTCTATTTAATTAATCCTTTTGACGGAAACTAGTATAGTAGATTGCAGCTACGATGATGACACCCTTTAGAACCCTTTGAACGTATGGAGAAACACCCATCAAGTTCAGTCCATTACTTAAAACTCCTAATAATAAGGCACCTAGTAACGTTCCAAAAATATGCCCACGTCCACCTGCAATAGCAGTACCACCTAAAACTACTGCAGCAATCGCGTCTAGTTCGTAACCTTCACCAGCCATTGGTTGACCAGATGAAAGTCGTGATGTCATAATCAAGCCACTAATCGCAGCAGTCACTCCACTAACTAAATATACGAATGCTTTTACTCTTTTCACCTTTACACCAGATAAGCGAACTGCTTCTTCATTACCACCAATAGCGTAAATATATCTACCAATTGGTAAATGATTTAAAATAATATAAGCAGCTACAAACACTAAAACCATGATAACTGCTGGCATTGGAATAACACCGAATAAGTAACCTCTTCCAATGAATGCATATGATTCTGGAAGACCTGATAAAGGATAACCTCCCGTATATAAAAGGGCCGCTCCCCTAGCAACTTCCATCATCGCTAACGTGACGATAATTGCTGGAATTCGTGCACGAGATACGAATAATCCATTCACATAACCGATTACTGCCCCTAACAAAATACCAATTAATACAGCTACGATTGGCGGCATACCGTAATTGATCATCATACCTGCCATAATCGTTCCAGTTAAGGCCATTACAGCACCAACTGATAAATCGATTCCACCTGTTAAAATAACAAACGTCATCCCAACTGCTAGAATTCCATTAATGGAGACTTGCCTAACTATGTTGGTAATATTGTTTGTCGTTAAAAACTGTTCACTAGCAAAACTAAAAAATATACAAAGTACAAAAAATCCAATTAAAGTTAACATTTCAGGGTATTTAAATATTTCTTTTGCATTTAACCCTTTTCGCAAATCACTCATCCATCTACACCACCTGTTGCATAATACATTACATTTTCAGAGGTAGCCTCTTTGCCGTCTATTTCTGCTTTCATTTTTCCTTTATGCATGACGAGAACTCGGTCACTCATTCCTAAAATCTCTGGTAATTCAGAAGATATCATAATGATAGAAATTCCCTTATCAGCCAAGTTTCTCATTAGCTTATAGATTTCTTCCTTAGCACCAATGTCAATCCCACGTGTCGGTTCATCAAAAATTAATATTTTACAGTCTGTATTTAGCCACTTAGCTAGAACCACTTTCTGTTGATTTCCACCACTTAAATTCTTCACCAGTTGGTTACCACTTGGTGTTTTTATTAATAAATCTTTAATAGATTGATTGATAACCATGTTTTCTTTTTTCTTGTTAATAATCCCCAAAAAATTTCCTAAGTCTTTTAAAATCGGGATACTAATATTGTTTTTTATAGACATATTTAATACGAGACCTTGAGTCTTTCTACTCTCTGGGATTAAGGCAATCCCTAAATCTAGAGCATCAGTAGGACTCTTGATAGATACTTTTTTTCCATCTATGAAAACTTCTTTCTCTTTCGCTGGGTCAGCTCCTATTAACGCTCGCACAGTTTCCGTTCTACCAGATCCTACGAGCCCGGCAATTCCAACGATTTCACCTTTCCCTAAAGAAAATTGAATATCGTTCACACTTTTATTACTTAATTGTTTAACTTCTAAACGTAACTCTTCCTTACCAGTACGTTTCGTTTTTTCTGGAAAGGCATTTACAATTTCACGACCGACCATCATTTTTACAATATCTTGTTTTGTTAAGTCTTTTACGTCTTTCGTTGCTACGAACTCTCCATCACGCAAGCATGTCATACGGTCGCACATTTTCAAAATTTCTTCCAAATGATGTGATATATATATAATGGTTACCCCATCTGCTTTCAATCTCTCAATTAACTCAAATAGCTTTTCAATTTCTTTACCAGTTAAACTTGCTGTTGGCTCATCGAAGATTAATACTTTTGTATCTATAGCAATTGCTTTTGCTATTTCAATAAACTGTTGGTTTGCAACACTTAAATGTGCTACTGGCTTGTTTAAGTCAATATTCGCATCTAGTCTTTTTAAAACTTCTTCTGCTTCTTTCCTCATTACTCTTCTGTCTAGTATTCCATTTGCTTTCTTTTCACGACCTAGAAAAATATTATCTACACCACTTAAATATGGGATTAAACTAAATTCTTGATGAATAATACTTACACCTAATTGTTGTGCTTGTTTAGGGTCTGTAAAAGTAACTTCTTTACCATCTAAGCGAATTTTCCCTGTTGTAGGCTCATATACACCCGAAAGAATTTTCATTAACGTTGATTTCCCTGCACCATTTTCTCCAACTAAGGCATGCACTTCTCCTCGTCGAATATCAAAACTAACACCTTTTAGCGCCTTTACTCCTGGGAACTCTTTCGTGATATTCTGAATCTCTAATACATTATCCATCGGAATCACCTTCCTTTTTTTACACCTCTTCATTCAGTGGGCGCTTTCAATAATGCAAAGCGCCCTTCTGAAAAAAAGATTACCGATTACCAGCTGAAATCACTTGCATTATCAATTGTTTGAAGCTCAACATCAATAGGAACTTCTTCAGGTACAACTTCTGCCCCCCAAAGCTTCGCTAATGCCATTCCTAAACCAATTCGTACTTGGTCTCTTGGGAATTGTGCTGTTGTCGCTTTAAATGCTCCACCCTTTAAGATCGCTTCAATTGCTTCCGGATGTCCATCAACACTATATAACGCAACATCTTTTCCAGACGCTTCAATTGCTCCTAAAGAACCTAAAGCTCCTTCATCATTTACACTGAATAAAGCATCTAAATCCGGATTAGATTGAAGCATATTTTCTGTAACCTTCATTGCTTCTGCTCTATCTTGTTTACCATTTTGGATATCTACAATTTCAATTCCGGCATACTCAGATACAGCATCTCTAAAACCTTCCACACGTTGAAGGATAGGTACTACTGGAATTCCATCTAAAATAGCAACTTTACCGTTACCACCTAAATCTTCCGCCATTTGCTTACCAGCTAAATAACCTGCATCATAGTTTCTTGAACCAACAAATGAATCAAGAGGGCCTTTTGCTTGCGCATCAACCGCAACAACAATTACACCAGCATCTTTTGCAGCAATTACCGCTGCTTCTGCTCCTTCACTATCTGTAGGATTGATTAATAAAATATCAATTCCTTTTTGAATCATATCGTCAATGTCATTAATTTGCTTTGCTACATCATGCTGCGCATCTGCAATAATAACCTCTGCTCCAATTTGCTTTGCTGCCTCTTCAAGAGCTTCCTTCATGGAGATAAAATAAGGGTTATTCATTTCTTGGAACGACATACCAATCTTTATACTTTTTCCTTCAGCTGCAGCATCTCCTGATCCGCCACTTTGACTTGAACAGCCAGCAGCGATGAGTAGAATGGATGCTAATAAAACAACTAAAAATTTCTTTGATAGCTTTTTCATTTTTCTTCCCCCTGTTTTTTTAATATTTTGCTATATAAAGAAGAGCACATATAAAGCGTTTACATTTTATAGAAATGTATTTACACTCTTCTATTACAACTTAAGTAATGAAGTCTTTTTCAAGATCACCTCTTTCAAAAATATATTTGAATACGCTTGCAATCTTCAAAAACAAACAGAAAGGTGCCTTATATACGCACACCATTACGTCCATAAAAGGAACGCAATAATTTTACGTAAATAAGGCACCCATAGCCATTAAATTTTATACCAGCCGTAAGCATAAAATTTATTTTATTTAATTGATATTATTGAAGATTTAATTAGCTTTATTATATTTACCTAATAATTATTAGTCAAGTAGTTTTCTAAATATTTTTTATCATCCACTATTTAGAGTGAAATAGAGCATCCGCTTCTATCATTTCTTTCGCAACTACGACTAGTTTCTTATTTTTATCTCTACTTACCTTCTGCAAGTATTTCATTGCCTCTGGCTCTTTTAAATTCATTCTTTCCATGAGTATTCCTTTTGCTTTTTCAATATGTTTTCTAGCTTCTAACGCGTTTTTTGTTGTATTTAACTCTTCTTTTAAACTCTTAATTTCTTCATACTTTGCCAGACTGATATTAATGGCTATTTTTAATTCTTCAATATCGATTGGCTTTAACAAATAGTAAAGAACTCCCTCATCAGTAGCTCTCTTTATTAGCTTTTCATCATGATAACCACTAACAATGATACTTGGAATATAGTATGTATCATTTATTTGCCTAATAGCATCAATCCCGTCAAGTTTTGGCATATTAATATCCATAATTACAAGATCAGGCTTTTCTTTTAATGCTAATTCTACCGCCTTTTCTCCATCAGTAGCAGTCGCAATAACTTGATGCCCCAGTTTCTCCACATACGATTTAGTTCCCATTAACACTAAAAACTCATCTTCTGCAATTAGAATTCGCAATGACTTTGACATAGAACATTATCACCCCTTTGATTTCCTTTTCGGTGTAAGCGCTATCTTTTTATTGTGTAGAAAATTAATTCATGTCATTATACTCAGTATAGTACCTTCCCTCATGACAGTACTAATTAGTAAAGAGTATATAGCATTTTTTATCGTTTTGGAAGTCCACTAATTCATTTCCAATTAATGCAAAATAGCAAAAATAATAGTTTGTTATATTTTACTTGATTTAATATATTTATATAACAAGTAATCTATTCTTATGATAACTATTTGTATAGTAGTGGAGGTTTTACTTTGTCAAAATTCCTATTTGAATGTCGAAATGTAACAAATGATAGCCCTAACGGTTTTATAAATAATATTAGTTTACAGGTCGGTTATTCTGAAATTCATGCCTTGATTGTCAAAAATAGTTCAGAACAAAAAGTATTTATTGAATCTATTAAAAATTTACTAGAAGAGCAAACGATACCCGGAGAGATTTTAGTAGGAAACAAGCCGTTTCATCCTTCTCGGAAAAGTTACAGAATAGGTCTGTTACATCAAAAACCACTTTTAATAAGCAATTTTTCCGTTGCAGAAAATCTTAATTTAGTAAACATTCCAACAATTGGATTTCTACCTTTTATCAATTGGAGAAAAATAAAAAGAAGCTCAAAGGACATTTTAAATAAATTAGATTTTGAAATAGATCATAAAAAGAAAGTGTACAATTTGTCTGATGAAGAAAAGCGTATTGTCTATTTAGCAAGCGAATTTTTACAAAATCCAAAAATGATGATTATGCATGAGCCGATGGAAGGTTTGTCAGCAAAAAACTCCTCGAAATTATATACTATTATGAAACAATTTAAAGAAGACGGTGGCAGCATCCTTTATGTCACAAAGCAATGGGAAGAGGCGTTAAAGCTTGCAGACAGGATATCTATACTAACGAACGGTTCCATTACAGATGAGATGTTAGCAGACGAAGCTAAAAATGACCCACGGAGATTGATAGTAGACTCCGAGGAATATAATTTTAAAGACACCGAATTTTATAACGAAAACGACACAAAAAATGTACTGGATGCTGTCTTGAAAGCTGCTGAATTTTTAACATCTGAATACGAACTAAAAGATGTATTATTGCTGTTGGCAAAAGAAGTAACCCGTATTATGAACGCGGATGGATGCTCCATTAAATTAATTGACGAAAATACGTCAAGTATTATAGATGACTTTGAATACAATGAAAACAAAAGAATAAAAGCACAATTAACGAAAGAGTCCATTTTAAAAATTGCCAAAGAGAACGATATCTTTTATGTCAATAAAAAGAATAAAGAATTCGAGTCTATGTTTGAAAACATTGAAAATGTAAAAACAATAATATGTGTACCTGTTTTAATAAGATCCGAAGTTACCGGCATCATCCAGATTTCATATGAACGATATTATGTGTATTCAAAAGAAGAATCTAAATATTTAGCTGCATTGGCCCGTCATGCCGCAATCGCAATCGAAGATACTAGGTTACTCGGTAGGTCTACTTTATTGCAAGAAAGCCACCACCGAATTAAAAACAATCTCCAATCGATTGTCGGTCTAATTACATTACAAAAGATGTTCGTACAAAAGACCCCCGATTTAACGATTGATGACCTATTAGATAGTATTATTAGTCGGATCAAAAGTATCGCATCCGTTCATAACCTCTTATCTAAAGATAAACTTGGAAGAAGTATTATTAATGTAAAACTAATCATTAAGGAAATAATGGAGCTAATGAACAGTAATCCAGATATTCAAATTCATCTCGATTTAGATGATATTCTCATCCCTTATAACAAAGCAACTTCTATTGCTCTTATTATTAACGAACTCGTAATGAACTGTTATAAACATGCTTTTACTGATAAAGATTCTGGAATTATTGAAATTAGCTGTAAAAGAATGGATGACTATATTTTCCTATCTGTACAAGATAACGGACGAGGATTCCCCGAGAATTTTGATATTTCTAAAGCGGATAGTTTAGGTTTATCTATCTTAACCGGCATCGTGACAAGTGACTTTCAAGGGGAAATAAACTTCGGTGGAGAAGATGGAAGCAGAGTGGAAATTAAATTATCAACAGATCGGATATTTTTGCATAGTTAACAACTGTGCAAATAGGAAAGCTCGCAACATTTTGGTGCGAGCTTTTTTTATGTTAAACGAAAATATATTTACGTGTGTTCCCTGCTTCATTTTCACGATACTATTCTTTCTAGCGTTTTCCTCCTAATATCTCTTGAAAACAATCAACCTACCATTATGGAGGTAGGCAAAGAAATCTACATCTACGAGAAACATATTTCAAACTGGAAAAAACTGTGTGTACAC from Sutcliffiella cohnii encodes:
- a CDS encoding L-ribulose-5-phosphate 4-epimerase; its protein translation is MLEELKEKVLQANLELPKRNLVIYTWGNVSAIDREQGLVVIKPSGVPYEKLKPSDLPVIDLNGNKVEGDLNPSSDTATHLVLYKAFPEIGGVVHTHSPWCTKWAQACRAIPTFGTTHADYFYGDIPCTRPLTPLEIATEYEKNTGDVIVETFKNLNPNDIPGVVVHSHGPFNWGKDPMKAVENAVIMEEIAKLAFYTQSLSPHAEQMDHHLLDKHFLRKHGKNAYYGQKSQKVNN
- a CDS encoding FGGY-family carbohydrate kinase produces the protein MEYLIGVDIGTQGTKAVLIDPKGKVLAHSYKGYDVETPKPSWAQQWPGPWEEATNFTIRSVVEKSNVDPEQIKGVAISSLYGGSGIPVDKNMKPLAPCLIWMDRRAEEEVKWVKENIDLDKLFHVTGNSVNSYFGFTKMLWIKNNLPKVWEQIEYFLPPAPYIVYTLTGEVAVDYSSAGNVGGVFDLKERKWSEEMCENLGIPFKFMPERLVECTDIVGGITEEASEKTGLKVGTPVICGGVDAPVATMGAGALAEGNHVAMLGTSMCWGFITEKPNLSPNLVSMPHCVDSSDIIYTFGGAATAGAILRWFRDVIGTEELEVEEKLDINAYTLLDLKAKDIPAGSNGLLVLPYFMGERSPIWDSNARGLILGLSLVHTKGHLYKAFMEGVAYSLRHNMEMVLGTEAKLDKELIIVGGGSKSMNWPQIYADVTGYPVRIIKNDVEAPLGDAVLAGIATGVISDPNVLKDWLEFDEVIQPNVENKLKYDQYYEQYINLYENTQQIMKTVTAIENK
- a CDS encoding alcohol dehydrogenase catalytic domain-containing protein; translated protein: MSILPETMKAVVAHGPEDYRVEEVPTPRAGRDEVVIKVEACGICGSDLKAYHGSAMYWGGEDPWMKAPVVPGHEFYGVVAELGEGAAEKHGLKVGDRVTTDQINPCGKCKFCTTGKYWMCDIHNIYGFQKDVAEGAMAEYMKFSSTARIYKITDGVTAEEAALVEPMACAVHTVQRASIEFEDVVVLAGAGTLGLCMVQLIALKTPKKLVVLDLNEKRLAVAKKLGADIVINPAKEDAIKIVKDLTDGYGCDVYIEASGHPSGVTQGLEMIRRLGRFIEFSVFGSEVTTDWSVIGDRKELDIRGSHLGPYTYPVAIDLFERKLLTAEGIVTHSFKVEEFAEAMEMAHHPEAIKVLLKP
- a CDS encoding ABC transporter permease, which encodes MSDLRKGLNAKEIFKYPEMLTLIGFFVLCIFFSFASEQFLTTNNITNIVRQVSINGILAVGMTFVILTGGIDLSVGAVMALTGTIMAGMMINYGMPPIVAVLIGILLGAVIGYVNGLFVSRARIPAIIVTLAMMEVARGAALLYTGGYPLSGLPESYAFIGRGYLFGVIPMPAVIMVLVFVAAYIILNHLPIGRYIYAIGGNEEAVRLSGVKVKRVKAFVYLVSGVTAAISGLIMTSRLSSGQPMAGEGYELDAIAAVVLGGTAIAGGRGHIFGTLLGALLLGVLSNGLNLMGVSPYVQRVLKGVIIVAAIYYTSFRQKD
- a CDS encoding sugar ABC transporter ATP-binding protein, coding for MDNVLEIQNITKEFPGVKALKGVSFDIRRGEVHALVGENGAGKSTLMKILSGVYEPTTGKIRLDGKEVTFTDPKQAQQLGVSIIHQEFSLIPYLSGVDNIFLGREKKANGILDRRVMRKEAEEVLKRLDANIDLNKPVAHLSVANQQFIEIAKAIAIDTKVLIFDEPTASLTGKEIEKLFELIERLKADGVTIIYISHHLEEILKMCDRMTCLRDGEFVATKDVKDLTKQDIVKMMVGREIVNAFPEKTKRTGKEELRLEVKQLSNKSVNDIQFSLGKGEIVGIAGLVGSGRTETVRALIGADPAKEKEVFIDGKKVSIKSPTDALDLGIALIPESRKTQGLVLNMSIKNNISIPILKDLGNFLGIINKKKENMVINQSIKDLLIKTPSGNQLVKNLSGGNQQKVVLAKWLNTDCKILIFDEPTRGIDIGAKEEIYKLMRNLADKGISIIMISSELPEILGMSDRVLVMHKGKMKAEIDGKEATSENVMYYATGGVDG
- a CDS encoding ABC transporter substrate-binding protein, encoding MKKLSKKFLVVLLASILLIAAGCSSQSGGSGDAAAEGKSIKIGMSFQEMNNPYFISMKEALEEAAKQIGAEVIIADAQHDVAKQINDIDDMIQKGIDILLINPTDSEGAEAAVIAAKDAGVIVVAVDAQAKGPLDSFVGSRNYDAGYLAGKQMAEDLGGNGKVAILDGIPVVPILQRVEGFRDAVSEYAGIEIVDIQNGKQDRAEAMKVTENMLQSNPDLDALFSVNDEGALGSLGAIEASGKDVALYSVDGHPEAIEAILKGGAFKATTAQFPRDQVRIGLGMALAKLWGAEVVPEEVPIDVELQTIDNASDFSW
- a CDS encoding ANTAR domain-containing response regulator; translated protein: MSKSLRILIAEDEFLVLMGTKSYVEKLGHQVIATATDGEKAVELALKEKPDLVIMDINMPKLDGIDAIRQINDTYYIPSIIVSGYHDEKLIKRATDEGVLYYLLKPIDIEELKIAINISLAKYEEIKSLKEELNTTKNALEARKHIEKAKGILMERMNLKEPEAMKYLQKVSRDKNKKLVVVAKEMIEADALFHSK
- a CDS encoding histidine kinase dimerization/phosphoacceptor domain -containing protein — translated: MSKFLFECRNVTNDSPNGFINNISLQVGYSEIHALIVKNSSEQKVFIESIKNLLEEQTIPGEILVGNKPFHPSRKSYRIGLLHQKPLLISNFSVAENLNLVNIPTIGFLPFINWRKIKRSSKDILNKLDFEIDHKKKVYNLSDEEKRIVYLASEFLQNPKMMIMHEPMEGLSAKNSSKLYTIMKQFKEDGGSILYVTKQWEEALKLADRISILTNGSITDEMLADEAKNDPRRLIVDSEEYNFKDTEFYNENDTKNVLDAVLKAAEFLTSEYELKDVLLLLAKEVTRIMNADGCSIKLIDENTSSIIDDFEYNENKRIKAQLTKESILKIAKENDIFYVNKKNKEFESMFENIENVKTIICVPVLIRSEVTGIIQISYERYYVYSKEESKYLAALARHAAIAIEDTRLLGRSTLLQESHHRIKNNLQSIVGLITLQKMFVQKTPDLTIDDLLDSIISRIKSIASVHNLLSKDKLGRSIINVKLIIKEIMELMNSNPDIQIHLDLDDILIPYNKATSIALIINELVMNCYKHAFTDKDSGIIEISCKRMDDYIFLSVQDNGRGFPENFDISKADSLGLSILTGIVTSDFQGEINFGGEDGSRVEIKLSTDRIFLHS